The sequence AAGCAGCCAACATAAGCCGGAGGCGGTAATCGTCCTCCAGCGTCCGCAGCTCATTTGCGAGATGATCGCTGGCCGGGATCACGATTGGCATGTCGAGTGGAGCGACGCCCTTGCTCGTGGCGACAAACCGGCGTGTGTTGAAGTTTCCAGCACTGATCCACTCTACATTCTCTACACATCCGGAACGACCGGCAAACCCAAGGGAGTCGTGCGGGAGCACGGGGGGTACATGGTCGCCCTTGCCTGGTCGATGTCTCATATATTTGGCATGAAGCCAGGAGACGTATACTGGGCTGCTTCCGACCTGGGCTGGGTCGTGGGCCACTCCTACATTACTTACGGCCCGCTTCTCGCGGGATGCGCCACTGTCGTATTTGAAGGAAAGCCCGTCGGGACACCCGATGCCAGCACCTTCTGGAGGGTTATTTCGAAGTACAAGGTGAACTTGCTGTTCACTGCACCAACCGCATTGCGCGCTATTCGCAAGGAAGATGCCGACGGCCTCATGCCTCGCCAGTTTGATCTGTCTTCGTTGCGCGCAATTTTTCTCGCGGGCGAGCGTGGCGATCCCAGCATAATCAAGTGGGCTGAGACGGCACTCGACGTTCCGGTTCTGGATAACTGGTGGCAGACAGAAACCGGCTGGCCAATGACGGCGAATCCGATTGGCTTGGAGCCTGTCGAGGTCCGGTATGGATCGGCGGCGGTGCCGATGCCTGGCTACGATATCCAGATCCTGGATGAAGAAGGCAAACCCGTTGCGGCGGGAGAAACCGGATCAATCGCCGTCAAGTTGCCGTTACCGCCAGGGGCACTTCAGACGCTCTGGGAGAACCACAAGGCATTCGAAGAGACATATATCTCTGACTTTCCGGGATATTACAAAACTGGTGATGCCGGATACATTGATGATGACGGTTATGTATATGTCATGAGCCGGACGGATGACATCATCAATGTCGCGGGTCATCGCCTGTCGACAGGTGCTATCGAGGAAGCAATTTCGACGGTTGCTGAAATCTCAGAATGCGCTGTTGTTGCCATCGCGGATAGTATCAAGGGCGAAGTCCCTCTTGGGCTGTTCGTAGTGTCTGATGGTGCCTCACTGACGCACGGCGAAATAGCCGCCAAGGCCGCAATCGCAGTTCGTACGAGAATTGGACCAATCGCCACGCCGAAGGCCGTCTTGGCTGTACCACGGCTGCCGAAGACGAGGTCCGGCAAGATCCTTCGCAGCACAATCAAGAAGATCGCGAATGGTGAGTCATGGTCGATTCCGCCGACGATCGACGATGCAACCATCCTCAACGAAATCATCGCAGCTCTGGCGCGTGAAGGCCTGCTTCCGGTGATGCCATGACAGAGCTTAAATTTTTGACAAATTCAGAAAAATCAACAAACCTTCGAAAGGAGAAAATTTCGGCGATTCCGCAATCACAGGAGACACCTTTGGGTTTGACCAACCATTCAGCCGCATCGCGACGCACGATCGATGCTGCTGCAGATAAGCCCAAGAGCTTGATCGAACGCGCATATCGCGAACTGGGTAATGACATCATCCATGGGACATTCGCGCCTGGCTCAAAAATCAAGCTTGAGCCATTGAGCACCCGCTACGGGGTGAGCACAGGCACGATTCGCGAGGCGCTGTCTCTGCTTGTCTCCGATGGGCTGGTCATAGCCAACGCGCAACGCGGCTTCTGCATCGCGCCCATGTCGGTCGAGGACTACCAAGACCTCGTGAACACACGGCTCCTTCTTGAGCTTTCAGCCTTCCATACGAGCATCCTGAATGGCGGTGATGCCTGGGAAGGCCGGGTTGTCCAAGCATTTCACCAATTGAGTCTTGCAGAGCAGCGCCTTGATGAAGCTGCCGAAGACACCTTCGATCTATGGGAACAGCGAAACCGGGAATTTCATGAAGCCCTGGTCTCGGCGAGCGGATCGAATTGGACCCTCCGGTTCCGCGAAATTTTGTACCGACAGTCCGAACGGTACAGGCGCCTGACGTACACTTCTCGTCAGAGCCCTCCCGGTCAGATTGTGCACGATGAGCACAAGAAAATATTCGACCTCACTCTTTCAAGGAAAGCAGATGAGGCGATTGAGGCCCTTGCTGATCACATAAAGTCTTCGGTTTCATTCGCGAAAATTAGTCAAATTCTTCCTTCAAGAAATTCCGACGCGAACGTGGATAAATTTGACCTGACGAAATTCAGTAAAATTCGCGAACAGCAGTAGATTCAATTTTCGGGAGAATTAAAATGCCATCTGACAGAAAAGCGGATTTCATCCATACATCGTGGACTCCTGAAGCGCTTCTATCGCTTGTGGATGATGAAAATGGCCTGCTCGATCCTCGCATCTACACGGACGAGGGGATTTATGAACTTGAGCAAGAACGAATTTTTGCTCGTTCATGGATTCTGATGGGTCATGAAAGCCATCTGCCCAAGCCCGGCGACTACATGACAGCCTACATCGGCGAAGACCCGGTTGTCGTCGTTCGCCAGAAGGACCGGTCGATCAAGGTGTTCCTCAATCAGTGTCGGCACCGAGGCATGCGGATTTGCCGGGTGGATGGCGGAAACGCTAAGGCTTTCACCTGCACTTACCATGGATGGGCCTACGACATCGGCGGCAAGCTGGTAAATGTTCCATACGAAAACGAAGCGTTCATCGGGGGGCTCGACAAGGCGGAGTGGAGCCCGCTTCAAGCCAGGGTCGAAACGTACAAGGGCCTGATCTTTGCCAACTGGGATCCGGAAGCGCCGACGCTCAAGGAATATCTCAGCGACGCCTGCTTTTACATGGACCATATGCTCGACCGCACAGAAGCGGGAACCGTCGCAATTGGCGGCATCCAGAAATGGGTCATTCCTTGCAACTGGAAATTCGCGGCAGAGCAGTTCTGCAGCGACATGTATCATGCGGGCACCACGTCACATCTGTCCGGGATCATCGCCGGTCTTCCGCCGGAAATGGAGCTATCGGACGCCAAGATTCCGACAGTCGGCCTTCAGTTCCGTGCGGAATGGGGCGGGCACGGGACGGGCTTCTACATTGGCGAGCCAGGTATGTTGCTGGCTATCATGGGGCCGAAGGTTACGGAATACTGGACGAACAGTCCGTATGCCGAAAAGGCAGCAGAACGGCTCGGAAGTTCCGAACGCGTGCGCGATCTGATGGCTCAACACATGACGATCTTTCCGACGTGTTCATTCCTCCCAGGCATCAATACAGTTCGGACCTGGCAGCCGCGCGGCCCGAATGAAACCGAAGTTTGGGCCTGGACGATCGTCGATGCCGACGCCCCCGACGAGATCAAGGAAGAATATCGGCGACAGACACTGCGCACCTTCTCGGCAGGGGGTGTTTTCGAGCAGGACGACGGTGAAAACTGGTGCGAGATTCAGTCCGTCCTGCGCGGGCACAAAGCAAAGAGCCGGCCACTCAATGTCCAGATGGGCATGAAGGGCGAGTTCGGCGGAAATGACAAATATCCTGGGCGCACCGGCTACGTCTACAACGAGGAAGCTGCACGCGGGCTCTACGCCCAATGGCGCCGCATGATGACGGAAGCTGACTGGCGGACCTTGGCACCCAAGCACGTGCTTGAGGAGATGGCGGCCGGCAAATAGCGCTGCCTCCCAACTCCCGATATTGCCTGTTCCAATTAGACTTCAGGATTTTGTCATGTCATCTCAAAGAACTTTTTCGATCGAAGATCTTCTTCTTCAACATGAAATCGAACAATATTACTATGATGAAGCAACATTGCTCGACGATCGCGATTTTGATTCATGGTTTGCGCTGCTTCATGAAGACATTCGATACTTCATGCCGATCAGGACGAACAGAATTCAGCGAGACAAGGCTCTGGAGTATTCCAGAGATGATGAATACGCACACTTCGATGACACTTACGCGATGATGCAAGGGCGCATCAGAAAGCTGAAGTCTGACGTAAGCTGGTCGGAAAATCCTGCATCGCGGACGCGGCATATTGTTGGGAATGTCGTAATCCAATCGAAGACCGGACCGGGCAATCTGGAAGTAACCTCATCGTTTCTGATTTATCGTAATCGACTTGAGCGGCAGGTCGACATCTTTGCTGGATACAGAAATGATGAATTGATTCGTTCTGATGATGTTCGATTCAAGATTCGTAACAGAACGATACATATCGATCAGAGCACTATACTTTCCAATAATCTCAGCATCTTCTTCTAGGACTAGTGGGATGACCTTTATTAAACTTGCCGATGTGGCTGATATCGAGCCCGGTGACGCGCTGAAAATCGGCGAAGGCGAAGCCGCAATTGCGATTTTCAATGTCGATGGCGAGTTCTTTGCTACCCAGGACCAATGCACGCATGGCGAATGGTCGCTTACAGATGGATATCTTGAAGGCGACGTGATCGAATGCACGCTGCATTGGGGCAAGTTCTGCGTGCGCACCGGCAAGGTCAAGGCCCGACCGGCCTGCGATCCCATCAAGGTCTATCCACTCGAAGTTCGCGATGGAGAAATCTACGTTGATGTCGATGCCGGACACGTCTCGGCATGACGCAGTCTGTTTGCATCGTCGGCGGCGCCCTGGCCGGTGGCACGGCTGCTGTTACCTTGCGCCAAATGGGTTTCGATGGTGAACTTTTCCTGATCAGCGACGAAATCAATGCCGATTACGATCGACCAAGTCTTTCAAAATCGGTGCTTTGCGGTCAGCAGGAATGCCCCCCTCCCTTATTTGAATCGGGCTGGATCGAAAGCAATCGGATCGAGTTGCTGCCGTCCACGCGGGTAGACAAGCTGCACACTGATGCCGGCGAGTTGGTCCTTTCAAATGGCTCGACGCTGCGAGCGGATAAGATACTTCTTTGCACTGGTTCCCGCGCCAGAATGCCGGAAATTGGCGGAATTGCTCGTCCCGGGATCTTTTCATTGCGAACAGATCTGGACAGCATCGCAATCCGCTCATCGATTTCGACCGGTAGCGAGGTCGTGATAATCGGCGGCGGCCTGATCGGGTGCGAGGTCGCAACCTCCCTGGTTAAGCTTGGCTGCAAAGTCACGGTGGTTGAATCGGCGCCGGCGCTTCTGCTCAGAGTTCTGGGGGAAGTAGGGAACTGGATGCAGTCCCGCTTGGCAACACTGGGGGTGACTGTCCTACTCAACAGTCAGGTCACGTCTATCGAAGGCAACGGTCATGTAACTGGAGTCCAACTAGCATCTGGTGACAAGCTTCCCGCGGACGTCATCCTCGTGGCGATTGGTGCGGAACCGAACGCACAGCTGGCTGTTCAAGCCGGGCTGGTTTGTGAAAGAGGCATCGTGGTTGACGCTCGCGGCGTGACCAGCAACGAGAATATCCTCGCGGCTGGTGATGTCGCTAGCTGGCCCATAAGAGGCGGTGGCAGGCGCAGTCTTGAAACATACTTGAACAGCCAGGCGCAGGCGCAGATCGCTGCTGCTGCAATGCTGGGTCGAGCTGAGCCCGCAGCGCAAGTCCCCAATTCCTGGACCGAGATTGCCGGACATCGTCTGCAAATGGCCGGCGACATTGTGGGGCCGGGCGAAATTCTCCACCGCGGAGCAGTTGGCGAAGGGCCGAGCCTCGCATTTCGTATTCGAGAAGGCCGGACGGAAGCAGTCATCGCTATCGACGCAGCGGCAGACTTCGGCGTGGCCAAGCGGATGATCGATGACCAGTCGGCAGTTCTGCCTGACGAACTGCGCGATCAGACCATTCGCCTCCGGGATATTCATAAGAAAAGCAGAGAGGTAGCCCTATGAAACTTTCAGGTGAAGTCGCACTTTTGACCGGCGGTGCGGCCGGTCTCGGACGCGCTATAGTCGATCGATTTATTCAGGAAGGCGCGAAGGTTGCGGTTCTGGATAAATCCGCTGACCGACTGACGGAACTTGCCGCCCAGTATGGTGACGCATTCTTGGGCATCGCCGGAGACGTGCGTTCGCTCGCCGACCACAAGTCGGTTGCGCAGGCATGCGTTGAGCGATTTGGCAAGATTGATTGCCTTATCCCCAATGCGGGCATCTGGGACTATGGAACCTCGCTCGTCGACCTGCCGGAAGATTGTATCGACGAGGCATTCGACGAGATGTTCCACGTTAACGTAAAGGGCTATTTGCTTGCAGCGAAGGCTTGCTTGCCCGAACTGGTCAAGAGCAAAGGCGCGATCGTATTCACTGCGTCGAACGCAGCCTTCTATCCCGATGGTGGTGGCCCGCTCTATACGGCTACAAAGCATGCGGTAATTGGCCTGGTTCGGCAGCTGGCTTTCGAACTGGCACCACACGTACGTGTCAACGCGGTTGCCCCGGGCGGGATCGGTGGCAGTGACCTTCGCGGACCGAAGTCCCTCAAACTGGACACGACCAGTATCACCAGCATCCCGTTGGCCGATATTCTCAAGGATGTACTTCCGTTGGGCGAAATGGCCGACGCC is a genomic window of Sphingopyxis sp. FD7 containing:
- a CDS encoding NAD(P)/FAD-dependent oxidoreductase gives rise to the protein MTQSVCIVGGALAGGTAAVTLRQMGFDGELFLISDEINADYDRPSLSKSVLCGQQECPPPLFESGWIESNRIELLPSTRVDKLHTDAGELVLSNGSTLRADKILLCTGSRARMPEIGGIARPGIFSLRTDLDSIAIRSSISTGSEVVIIGGGLIGCEVATSLVKLGCKVTVVESAPALLLRVLGEVGNWMQSRLATLGVTVLLNSQVTSIEGNGHVTGVQLASGDKLPADVILVAIGAEPNAQLAVQAGLVCERGIVVDARGVTSNENILAAGDVASWPIRGGGRRSLETYLNSQAQAQIAAAAMLGRAEPAAQVPNSWTEIAGHRLQMAGDIVGPGEILHRGAVGEGPSLAFRIREGRTEAVIAIDAAADFGVAKRMIDDQSAVLPDELRDQTIRLRDIHKKSREVAL
- a CDS encoding AMP-binding protein, encoding MSSYRETYDEWMTDPLGFWSDAATAVEWMVQPTTSEVNDKGIARWFADGTCNVCWNAVDRHVVAGRGAEPALIYESALLGISKSLTFSELLDSVQVFSSVLRSHGVMKGDRVIIYMPMVSEAVIAMLACARLGAVHSVVFGGFAAHELAVRIDDAKPRVIVAASCGLEPNRTIAYKPLLDEAVESSQHKPEAVIVLQRPQLICEMIAGRDHDWHVEWSDALARGDKPACVEVSSTDPLYILYTSGTTGKPKGVVREHGGYMVALAWSMSHIFGMKPGDVYWAASDLGWVVGHSYITYGPLLAGCATVVFEGKPVGTPDASTFWRVISKYKVNLLFTAPTALRAIRKEDADGLMPRQFDLSSLRAIFLAGERGDPSIIKWAETALDVPVLDNWWQTETGWPMTANPIGLEPVEVRYGSAAVPMPGYDIQILDEEGKPVAAGETGSIAVKLPLPPGALQTLWENHKAFEETYISDFPGYYKTGDAGYIDDDGYVYVMSRTDDIINVAGHRLSTGAIEEAISTVAEISECAVVAIADSIKGEVPLGLFVVSDGASLTHGEIAAKAAIAVRTRIGPIATPKAVLAVPRLPKTRSGKILRSTIKKIANGESWSIPPTIDDATILNEIIAALAREGLLPVMP
- a CDS encoding aromatic-ring-hydroxylating dioxygenase subunit beta, with product MSSQRTFSIEDLLLQHEIEQYYYDEATLLDDRDFDSWFALLHEDIRYFMPIRTNRIQRDKALEYSRDDEYAHFDDTYAMMQGRIRKLKSDVSWSENPASRTRHIVGNVVIQSKTGPGNLEVTSSFLIYRNRLERQVDIFAGYRNDELIRSDDVRFKIRNRTIHIDQSTILSNNLSIFF
- the hcaB gene encoding 3-(cis-5,6-dihydroxycyclohexa-1,3-dien-1-yl)propanoate dehydrogenase, whose product is MKLSGEVALLTGGAAGLGRAIVDRFIQEGAKVAVLDKSADRLTELAAQYGDAFLGIAGDVRSLADHKSVAQACVERFGKIDCLIPNAGIWDYGTSLVDLPEDCIDEAFDEMFHVNVKGYLLAAKACLPELVKSKGAIVFTASNAAFYPDGGGPLYTATKHAVIGLVRQLAFELAPHVRVNAVAPGGIGGSDLRGPKSLKLDTTSITSIPLADILKDVLPLGEMADADEYAGAFVFFASRTDCAPATGAALNFDGGIGVRGIFKSSGGHDLPEKLGLQGELA
- a CDS encoding non-heme iron oxygenase ferredoxin subunit translates to MTFIKLADVADIEPGDALKIGEGEAAIAIFNVDGEFFATQDQCTHGEWSLTDGYLEGDVIECTLHWGKFCVRTGKVKARPACDPIKVYPLEVRDGEIYVDVDAGHVSA
- a CDS encoding GntR family transcriptional regulator, which translates into the protein MTELKFLTNSEKSTNLRKEKISAIPQSQETPLGLTNHSAASRRTIDAAADKPKSLIERAYRELGNDIIHGTFAPGSKIKLEPLSTRYGVSTGTIREALSLLVSDGLVIANAQRGFCIAPMSVEDYQDLVNTRLLLELSAFHTSILNGGDAWEGRVVQAFHQLSLAEQRLDEAAEDTFDLWEQRNREFHEALVSASGSNWTLRFREILYRQSERYRRLTYTSRQSPPGQIVHDEHKKIFDLTLSRKADEAIEALADHIKSSVSFAKISQILPSRNSDANVDKFDLTKFSKIREQQ
- a CDS encoding aromatic ring-hydroxylating dioxygenase subunit alpha — encoded protein: MPSDRKADFIHTSWTPEALLSLVDDENGLLDPRIYTDEGIYELEQERIFARSWILMGHESHLPKPGDYMTAYIGEDPVVVVRQKDRSIKVFLNQCRHRGMRICRVDGGNAKAFTCTYHGWAYDIGGKLVNVPYENEAFIGGLDKAEWSPLQARVETYKGLIFANWDPEAPTLKEYLSDACFYMDHMLDRTEAGTVAIGGIQKWVIPCNWKFAAEQFCSDMYHAGTTSHLSGIIAGLPPEMELSDAKIPTVGLQFRAEWGGHGTGFYIGEPGMLLAIMGPKVTEYWTNSPYAEKAAERLGSSERVRDLMAQHMTIFPTCSFLPGINTVRTWQPRGPNETEVWAWTIVDADAPDEIKEEYRRQTLRTFSAGGVFEQDDGENWCEIQSVLRGHKAKSRPLNVQMGMKGEFGGNDKYPGRTGYVYNEEAARGLYAQWRRMMTEADWRTLAPKHVLEEMAAGK